A section of the Pygocentrus nattereri isolate fPygNat1 chromosome 18, fPygNat1.pri, whole genome shotgun sequence genome encodes:
- the apc gene encoding adenomatous polyposis coli protein isoform X1, whose translation MAAASYDQLLKQVEALKMENSNLRQELEDNSNHLTKLETEASNMKEVLKQLQGSIEEDSKDSQGQIDFLERLKEISLDPSGFPGVKLRPKASMQGSSSGRSADSSPSPSPMGSFPRRGVANGGRDSAGYLEELEKERSLLMAELEKEEKEKDWYYAQLQNLTKRIDSLPLTENFSLQTDMTRRQLEYEARQIRAAMEEQLGTCQDMEKRAQVRVARIQQIEKDMLRIRQHLQSQPAEAEAKHDLVTQAEGAQASADAGIASGACSQGPSSRVDHDTASEMSSGGSYSVPRRLTSHLGTKVEMVYSLLSMLGTHDKDDMSRTLLAMSSSQDSCIAMRQSGCLPLLIQLLHGNDKDSVLLGNSRGSKEARARASAALHNIIHSQPDDKRGRREIRVLHLLEQIRAYCETCWEWQESHERGVDQDKNPMPSPVEHQICPAVCVLMKLSFDEEHRHAMNELGGLQAIGELLQVDCEIYGLTSDHYSVTLRRYAGMALTNLTFGDVANKATLCSMKGCMRAMVAQLKSESEDLQQVIASVLRNLSWRADVNSKKTLREVGSVRALMECALEVQKESTLKSVLSALWNLSAHCTENKADICSVAGALAFLVSTLTYRSQTNTLAIIESGGGILRNVSSLIATNEEHRQILRENSCLQTLLQHLKSHSLTIVSNACGTLWNLSARNAKDQEALWDMGAVSMLKNLIHSKHKMIAMGSAAALRNLMANRPAKYKDANIMSPGSSLPSLHVRKQKALIEELDAQHLSETFDNIDNLSPKASHRGKPRHKHNVYGDYDGVCRSDAYNTSGVGVRSPYMNTPVLSSPSSRENRGNPDNGRAERDKSLDRERRGFPPDPDSNKRMGMQIPTTAAQIAMVMEEVQGMHLGLDDRTAGSTTDSHMVQDDMIRRQTSVHSHQNIYSYGKSEQSGRPCPMPKLEYRASNDSLNSVNSTDGYGKRGQMKPSVDSYSEDDESKCCVYRKYPADLAHKIHNANHMEDDDGDLDTPINYSLKYSDEQLNSGRQSPSQNERWARPKNLEDEMKRSEQKPPRSQSPGYPMYTEGNGESEDKLKKYQPRFQQDISGGFRSRGSNEQSSSGSSHGMNKKINQTICTVDDFGDDKPTNYSERYSEEEQLDEQPTNYSMKYNDHHVEQPIDYSLKYSDASSKKAVFSHSKQSSQSSVKDQLSQESSSSVSSIKNQSRQKQLHPSTAQTRPGPGRTIQKTTCKAPTINQETLQTYCVEDTPICFSRGSSLSSLSSEDEMESCKRNVNAASNYTTSVSEKESTNVPDQRTTESQSSGHYVRMKPPRHQGSHVGHGEGSRHHKAVEFSSGAKSPSKSGAQTPKSPPEHYVQETPLMFSRCTSVSSLDSFESHSIASSVQSEPCSGMVSGIISPSDLPDSPGQTMPPSRSKTPPPPPPRSTSIKQKVTVPPHSEKQDLAPRHAAVNAAVQKVQVLPDNDTLLHFATESTPDGFSCASSLSALSLDEPFIQKDVELKIMPPVHEDDHGNDTEPEKDETKESKGQEKPPATTEPPKDILDDSDDDDDIEILEACINSAMPTKSSRKPKKQAPPAASRIPPPVARKPSQLPVYKLLPSQNRGQQQKHVALTHGEDMPRVYCVEGTPINFSTATSLSDLTIDSPPNELATIESSAPRAEASSQRRDTVPEGKSAETKDIVASSDPQDVSAENEGDDILAECINSAMPKGKIHKPFRVQKMSDQPQLPPTATGNLVQQDFEKKKPTSPVKPMPQSSEYRARMLKRPDAPSNVSEAPSYPDKNIETKKQEHKAGPREFADKPVNSEERTRPGFTFDSPHHYTPIEGTPYCFSRNDSLSSLDFEDDDLDLSKEKAELRKGKEQRKGPPSKSNGEQSGNTNRVTAFQTAPTKPLQKPSFPLASKENTGTVPDEKQKFSIEDTPVCFSRNSSLSSLSDIDQENNNKDCSHKEDTTQVEMPRPQASGYAPKAFHVEDTPVCFSRNSSLSSLSIDSEDDLLQECISSAMPKKKKQPPRSKSDDQGVKEEKSIMADGILAEEPDLILDLTDTHSPISEQALSPDSESFDWKAIQEGANSIVSSLHQAAASLSRQGSSDSDSILSLKSGISIGSPFHLPANQDDSKPAANKGPRILKPGEKSTLEGKKKEEEAAKSLKGGKKVYKSLITGKPRPSLDSMASQQRQVQIPVVSRGRTMTHVPGVRSSSPSTSPIPKKPPSRGTKPPPQGPNSGNSPRTMKAPSKSDPSPAREPPASQGGSSKASSRSGSRDSTPSRPPQQALTRPMQSPGRTSVSPGRNGLTPPNKLSQIPRTVSPSAASKPSGSSRISYTSPGRQLGQTPPKHSGLPRSTSGIPRSESASKSLNQCGATGTSKKAELSRMSSTKSSGSESDRSEKPGLVRQSTFIKEAPSPTLKRKLEESASFESLSPSSPSQSQTPVSSPSLPDMSLSLPYQGSGWRKSPQSQNSSENGDGKSLRRHDVARSHSESPSRLPINRAGTWKREHSKHSSSLPRVGTWKRTGSSSSILSASSESSEKGRSEDERQPTNPPQRSGQNKDGGLERKGTWRKIKDSEASPSMTLDLPDPAGDSHQMSAAMCKSEDVWVRIEDCPINNPRSSKSPTGNTPPVIDSLPGKAHPSDWDLSEIHHKQPASNENAATRRLGSETNLNLIRSTESLDKKVTDIKPVLSNPNIATEVHEIAVAERTPFSSTNSSKHSSPSGAVAARVSPFNYTPSPRKSSADGTTPRPSQIPTPVNSNVKKRDSKGDTTESGSYIVTSV comes from the exons GCCAAACATGACCTTGTAACCCAAGCTGAGGGGGCCCAGGCATCAGCTGACGCTGGCATCGCAAGTGGAGCTTGTTCTCAG GGCCCAAGCTCTCGTGTGGATCACGACACAGCCAGTGAAATGAGTAGTGGGGGGAGCTATTCCGTCCCACGGAGGTTAACCAGTCATCTGGGCACCAAG GTGGAGATGGTGTACTCTCTGCTGTCCATGCTGGGGACCCATGACAAAGACGATATGTCCCGTACTCTCCTCGCCATGTCCAGCTCTCAGGACAGTTGCATAGCCATGCGTCAGTCTGGATGCCTGCCTCTGCTCATCCAGCTTCTCCATGGCAATGACAAGGACTCTGTACTGTTGGGCAATTCTCGGGGCAGCAAAGAGGCTCGGGCCAGGGCCAGCGCTGCTCTGCATAACATCATCCATTCACAACCAGACGACAAGCGTGGTCGGAGAGAGATACGGGTGCTCCACCTCCTGGAACAGATCAGGGCTTACTGCGAGACCTGCTGGGAGTGGCAGGAGAGCCATGAGCGCGGAGTGGACCAAGATAAAAACCCAA tGCCTTCTCCTGTGGAACATCAGATCTGCCCTGCAGTTTGTGTTCTCATGAAGCTGTCCTTTGATGAAGAGCACAGACATGCTATGAATGAACTTG GTGGACTGCAGGCTATAGGTGAACTGTTGCAGGTGGACTGTGAGATTTATGGCCTTACAAGTGATCACTACAGTGTTACACTAAGAAGATATGCTGGAATGGCTCTCACTAACTTAACTTTTGGAGATGTAGCCAACAAG GCTACACTTTGTTCCATGAAGGGCTGTATGAGAGCCATGGTAGCCCAGCTGAAATCTGAGAGTGAGGATTTGCAGCAG GTAATTGCTAGTGTCCTGAGAAACCTGTCTTGGCGTGCAGATGTGAATAGCAAAAAGACATTGCGTGAGGTTGGCAGCGTTAGGGCCCTAATGGAGTGTGCCCTTGAGGTTCAGAAG GAATCCACATTAAAAAGTGTCCTCAGTGCCCTTTGGAACTTATCGGCTCACTGTACTGAAAACAAAGCTGACATCTGTTCTGTTGCTGGGGCACTGGCCTTTTTAGTCAGCACTCTGACGTACAGAAGCCAAACTAACACCCTTGCCATTATTGAAAGTGGTGGAGGCATCTTGAGGAATGTATCGAGTCTTATAGCCACAAATGAGGAGCACAG GCAAATTCTGAGAGAAAACAGCTGTCTCCAGACTCTTCTGCAACACCTTAAGTCTCACAGTTTGACCATAGTGAGCAATGCTTGTGGGACACTCTGGAACCTCTCCGCTCGTAATGCGAAGGACCAGGAAGCACTGTGGGATATGGGTGCAGTTAGTATGCTGAAAAATCTAATCCACTCAAAGCACAAAATGATCGCCATGGGTAGTGCTGCAGCTTTAAGGAACCTCATGGCCAATCGACCTGCCAAATACAAGGATGCCAACATAATGTCTCCTGGGTCTAGCCTGCCTTCACTACatgtaagaaaacaaaaagcactaATTGAGGAATTGGACGCACAGCATCTTTCTGAAACATTTGACAACATAGACAATTTAAGTCCTAAGGCTTCTCACAGAGGTAAGCCTCGACACAAGCACAATGTCTATGGTGATTATGATGGAGTATGTAGGTCAGATGCTTATAACACTAGTGGTGTTGGTGTTCGTTCCCCTTACATGAACACACCAGTGCTCTCCAGTCCATCTTCACGGGAGAATAGGGGAAATCCAGACAATGGTAGGGCTGAGAGGGACAAGAGTTTGGATAGGGAGCGAAGAGGTTTCCCCCCAGACCCTGACTCCAATAAAAGAATGGGAATGCAGATTCCTACCACTGCAGCACAAATAGCAATGGTAATGGAAGAAGTACAAGGCATGCACTTAGGCCTGGATGACAGAACTGCTGGATCCACCACTGACTCTCATATGGTACAGGATGACATGATAAGACGTCAGACCAGCGTTCACAGTCATCAAAACATTTACAGTTATGGCAAATCAGAACAGTCAGGCAGACCTTGCCCAATGCCCAAATTGGAATATAGAGCATCTAATGACAGTCTAAATAGTGTCAACAGCACTGATGGCTATGGTAAAAGGGGCCAGATGAAACCATCTGTAGACTCCTATTCTGAGGATGATGAAAGcaaatgctgtgtttacagaAAATATCCTGCTGACCTTGCTCATAAGATCCACAATGCAAATCATATGGAGGATGATGATGGAGATCTAGACACACCAATTAACTACAGTTTGAAGTATTCGGATGAGCAGCTCAACTCTGGCCGGCAAAGCCCAAGTCAGAATGAGAGGTGGGCAAGGCCCAAGAACCTGGAGGATGAAATGAAACGCTCTGAACAGAAACCACCCAGGTCGCAGAGCCCAGGATACCCAATGTACACAGAGGGAAATGGTGAAAGTGAGGATAAGCTTAAAAAATACCAGCCAAGATTTCAACAGGACATATCTGGAGGATTCAGGTCAAGGGGATCTAATGAGCAAAGTAGTAGTGGGTCTAGTCAtggaatgaataaaaaaattaaccAAACAATCTGCACTGTAGATGATTTTGGTGATGACAAACCAACCAACTACAGCGAGCGCTATTCAGAAGAAGAGCAACTTGATGAACAGCCTACCAATTACAGCATGAAATACAACGATCACCATGTAGAACAACCAATTGATTACAGTCTGAAGTATTCTGATGCTTCTTCTAAGAAGGCGGTGTTCAGTCACTCAAAACAATCTTCCCAGAGTTCTGTCAAGGACCAGTTAAGTCAGGAAAGTTCATCTTCAGTGTCCTCCATAAAGAATCAGAGTAGGCAAAAACAACTGCATCCATCCACAGCCCAAACTCGACCAGGGCCTGGTAGAACTATTCAAAAGACAACCTGCAAGGCTCCTACAATAAATCAAGAAACACTGCAGACCTATTGTGTCGAGGACACACCCATATGTTTCTCAAGGGGGAGCTCTCTTTCATCCTTGTCCTCTGAAGATGAAATGGAGAGCTGTAAGCGGAATGTTAATGCAGCTAGTAACTACACAACTTCTGTTTCTGAGAAAGAATCCACTAATGTTCCAGATCAACGCACAACAGAAAGCCAGTCATCTGGGCATTATGTCAGAATGAAGCCCCCACGACACCAAGGATCACATGTTGGGCATGGAGAGGGTTCCAGACATCATAAAGCAGTGGAATTTTCATCAGGTGCTAAATCACCCTCGAAAAGTGGTGCCCAGACTCCAAAAAGTCCCCCTGAACATTATGTGCAAGAGACTCCTCTTATGTTTAGCAGATGCACTTCTGTCAGCTCTCTTGACAGTTTTGAGAGCCACTCCATTGCAAGCTCTGTACAGAGTGAGCCTTGTAGCGGAATGGTGAGTGGAATAATAAGCCCCAGTGATCTGCCTGATAGCCCTGGCCAAACAATGCCTCCCAGTCGCAGCaagacaccaccaccaccaccaccacgttcGACGTctataaaacaaaaagttaCTGTGCCACCCCACTCTGAAAAACAGGATTTGGCCCCAAGGCATGCAGCTGTCAATGCTGCTGTGCAAAAAGTACAGGTCCTTCCAGATAATGACACACTTTTACACTTTGCCACAGAGAGTACTCCAGATGGATTTTCTTGCGCTTCTAGTCTCAGTGCATTAAGTCTAGATGAGCCCTTTATTCAAAAGGATGTTGAACTGAAGATAATGCCTCCAGTTCATGAAGATGACCATGGAAATGATACAGAACCTGAGAAGGATGAGACTAAAGAGTCCAAGGGACAAGAAAAGCCTCCAGCAACTACTGAACCTCCGAAAGATATCTTGGATGactctgatgatgatgatgacataGAGATCCTGGAAGCCTGTATAAATTCGGCCATGCCTACAAAGTCATCAAGAAAACCCAAGAAACAGGCCCCTCCAGCAGCCTCAAGGATACCCCCACCAGTGGCCCGTAAACCAAGCCAACTCCCCGTTTACAAACTACTGCCCTCACAAAATAGGGGGCAACAACAGAAACATGTAGCCTTAACTCATGGAGAGGATATGCCTCGGGTATACTGTGTAGAAGGAACACCTATAAACTTCTCTACAGCAACATCTCTTAGTGATCTTACTATTGATTCACCCCCTAACGAGTTGGCCACTATTGAAAGTTCAGCTCCCCGTGCAGAGGCATCCAGTCAAAGACGAGACACTGTCCCAGAAGGCAAAAGTGCAGAAACAAAGGATATTGTTGCATCCTCTGACCCACAAGATGTTTCAGCTGAGAATGAAGGAGATGATATTCTTGCTGAGTGCATCAACTCTGCAATGCCAAAGGGTAAGATACACAAGCCTTTCAGAGTGCAGAAAATGTCAGATCAACCTCAGCTCCCACCAACTGCTACTGGCAATCTAGTTCAACAagattttgaaaagaaaaagccAACTTCCCCTGTAAAACCTATGCCACAAAGCAGTGAATACAGAGCAAGGATGCTCAAGCGGCCAGATGCCCCTAGTAATGTATCAGAAGCACCATCATATCCTGATAAAAACATTGAAACAAAAAAGCAAGAGCACAAAGCTGGCCCCAGAGAGTTTGCAGATAAGCCTGTAAATTCTGAGGAAAGAACACGTCCAGGTTTTACCTTTGATTCTCCGCATCATTACACACCAATTGAGGGTACTCCTTATTGCTTTTCTCGTAATGATTCGCTCAGTTCACTTGACTTTGAGGATGATGATCTTGACCTTTCTAAAGAAAAAGCTGAGCTCAGAAAAGGTAAGGAACAAAGAAAAGGTCCACCTTCAAAGAGCAATGGAGAGCAGTCTGGAAACACCAACAGAGTGACTGCATTTCAGACTGCCCCAACTAAGCCCCTTCAGAAGCCCAGTTTTCCACTAGCATCAAAGGAAAATACAGGAACAGTGCCTGACgaaaagcaaaagttttcaATTGAGGACACTCCGGTATGTTTCTCCAGAAACTCCTCTCTAAGTTCACTAAGTGACATTGATcaggaaaacaacaacaaggaTTGCTCACACAAAGAGGACACAACTCAGGTGGAAATGCCAAGACCGCAAGCCTCTGGTTATGCACCAAAAGCCTTTCATGTTGAGGACACCCCTGTATGTTTCTCTCGAAATAGTTCTCTTAGCTCTCTCAGTATTGATTCTGAAGATGACCTTTTACAGGAGTGTATAAGTTCTGCAatgccaaagaagaaaaagcaacCACCCAGAAGTAAAAGTGACGACCAAGGCGTTAAGGAGGAGAAAAGCATTATGGCTGATGGCATTCTAGCAGAGGAACCAGATCTCATCCTGGAtctcacagatacacacagtCCTATTTCAGAGCAAGCCTTATCGCCAGATTCTGAGTCCTTTGACTGGAAAGCTATCCAAGAAGGTGCTAATTCAATTGTTAGCAGTCTACACCAGGCTGCTGCCAGTCTATCTCGACAAGGCTCTTCTGATTCAGACTCCATCCTTTCTCTCAAATCTGGCATATCTATTGGCTCCCCTTTTCACCTCCCTGCAAATCAAGATGATAGCAAGCCGGCAGCCAACAAAGGTCCGAGAATATTAAAACCTGGTGAAAAAAGCACTttagagggaaagaaaaaggaggaagaagCTGCTAAAAGCTTAAAAGGGGGTAAGAAAGTGTATAAAAGTCTCATCACCGGAAAACCCCGACCTAGTCTTGATAGCATGGCCTCTCAACAGAGACAAGTTCAAATTCCTGTGGTTTCTAGAGGAAGGACAATGACGCATGTACCTGGAGTAAGAAGCAGTTCACCTAGTACCAGCCCTATTCCAAAAAAGCCTCCTTCGCGTGGCACGAAACCCCCACCTCAGGGACCAAATTCTGGAAACTCTCCCAGAACCATGAAGGCACCATCAAAGTCAGATCCTAGTCCTGCCAGAGAACCACCTGCCTCCCAAGGAGGATCAAGTAAAGCCTCCTCTCGATCAGGATCCAGAGACTCCACACCATCTAGGCCACCTCAGCAAGCCCTCACTAGACCCATGCAGTCACCAGGTCGCACCTCTGTCTCACCAGGTAGGAATGGTCTGACCCCACCTAACAAACTCTCTCAAATACCTCGTACTGTTTCTCCTAGTGCTGCTTCGAAACCATCTGGGTCTTCACGAATATCGTACACCTCTCCTGGAAGGCAGTTGGGGCAAACACCTCCAAAGCATAGTGGTTTGCCACGGAGTACCAGTGGTATACCCAGAAGTGAGTCTGCCTCAAAGAGTCTAAATCAGTGCGGAGCAACTGGCACATCAAAAAAGGCAGAGTTATCTAGAATGTCTTCCACAAAGTCAAGTGGGAGTGAGTCTGACCGATCAGAGAAACCTGGACTTGTACGTCAGTCCACATTTATTAAAGAAGCCCCTAGTCCAACATTAAAAAGGAAATTAGAAGAGTCTGCTTCTTTTGAATCCTTGTCTCCTTCCTCTCCTAGCCAATCACAAACCCCTGTATCAAGCCCATCTTTACCAGATATGTCTCTTAGTCTGCCCTACCAAGGTAGTGGTTGGAGAAAGTCCCCTCAAAGCCAAAACTCTTCTGAAAATGGAGATGGGAAGTCACTTAGACGGCATGATGTCGCCCGTTCCCATTCAGAGAGCCCCTCGAGACTCCCGATCAACAGAGCAGGGACATGGAAAAGGGAGCACAGCAAGCATTCGTCTTCTCTCCCAAGAGTTGGTACTTGGAAAAGAACAGGCAGCAGTTCATCCATACTCTCTGCCTCATCGGAGTCGAGTGAAAAGGGCAGAAGTGAAGATGAACGTCAGCCAACCAATCCACCTCAGCGATCTGGACAGAACAAGGACGGAGGACTGGAACGGAAAGGAACATGGAGGAAAATAAAAGACAGTGAAGCAAGTCCCTCAATGACTCTAGACTTGCCAGATCCAGCTGGGGATTCACATCAGATGAGTGCTGCCATGTGTAAGAGTGAAGATGTATGGGTGAGAATTGAAGACTGCCCCATTAATAACCCTAGATCTAGTAAGTCACCAACAGGAAACACACCCCCAGTCATTGATAGTTTGCCTGGAAAAGCACATCCCTCTGATTGGGACTTAAGTGAAATCCATCATAAGCAGCCAGCATCAAATGAAAATGCTGCAACGCGGCGTCTCGGTTCGGAAACAAATTTGAACCTAATTAGAAGTACAGAGAGTCTTGACAAAAAAGTGACGGATATCAAGCCTGTTTTAAGCAACCCGAACATTGCCACTGAAGTTCATGAAATTGCAGTTGCTGAGCGCACACCTTTCAGCTCAACCAATTCCAGCAAACACAGTTCCCCTAGCGGTGCTGTTGCTGCCAGGGTTAGCCCATTCAATTACACACCAAGCCCAAGAAAGAGCAGTGCTGACGGCACAACACCGAGGCCATCTCAGATCCCTACTCCAGTTAACAGTAATGTCAAAAAGAGAGACTCTAAAGGGGACACAACAGAGAGTGGGTCTTATATTGTCACTTCTGTGTAA